A genome region from Blautia coccoides includes the following:
- a CDS encoding carbohydrate ABC transporter permease — translation MVMPTVIGLIILNIYPLLRTVYMSFFKSGAFGKWTFVGLDNYIKMFQSASFWTITKNTLVFMVLTVPVTVIFGLIIAVLLDQKIKGKTVFRAIYFLPMVVAPAAVAMVWKWLFNSEYGIINTVLSALHLPSDINWIADPKTALLTCAIVTIWSSVGYDAILLLSGLQSISRTYYEAARIDGATGFQQFRKITVPLVSPTLFFVLMMRVMSSLKVFDIVYMMIEKTNPAIRSAETILYNFYQETFVKNNKGYGSALVVWCVILIAAITIIQFIGQKKWVTYDV, via the coding sequence ATGGTGATGCCAACCGTCATCGGATTGATCATCTTGAATATTTATCCGCTGCTTCGGACTGTTTATATGAGTTTCTTCAAGTCAGGAGCCTTCGGGAAATGGACATTTGTAGGACTGGACAATTATATTAAAATGTTTCAGAGCGCCAGTTTCTGGACCATTACGAAAAATACACTGGTATTCATGGTACTCACAGTTCCGGTGACCGTTATCTTTGGTCTCATCATAGCGGTTTTGCTGGATCAGAAGATCAAGGGAAAAACAGTATTCAGGGCCATTTACTTTCTGCCCATGGTAGTTGCGCCGGCAGCGGTGGCTATGGTCTGGAAATGGTTGTTTAATTCAGAGTACGGAATTATCAATACAGTCTTAAGCGCCTTACATCTGCCTTCGGACATCAACTGGATCGCAGACCCCAAGACAGCGCTTTTAACCTGCGCCATAGTGACCATCTGGAGCAGCGTGGGATATGACGCCATCCTGCTTTTGTCAGGGCTTCAGAGCATCTCCAGAACCTATTATGAGGCTGCAAGGATAGACGGTGCCACGGGATTCCAGCAGTTTCGGAAAATTACGGTTCCCCTGGTCTCCCCGACCCTGTTCTTTGTTCTGATGATGCGTGTCATGTCATCCCTGAAAGTGTTTGACATTGTCTATATGATGATCGAGAAGACGAACCCTGCGATCCGCAGTGCGGAGACGATCCTTTATAATTTCTACCAGGAGACGTTTGTGAAGAACAATAAGGGATATGGCTCTGCGCTGGTTGTCTGGTGTGTGATCTTGATCGCTGCAATAACGATCATTCAGTTTATCGGACAGAAAAAATGGGTTACTTACGATGTGTAA
- a CDS encoding carbohydrate ABC transporter permease, producing the protein MAETSRKGRKISKANIFIYLVLILGSVIMIFPFLWMILTSFKSVPETTLVPPTFFPASFENTAAYTQVTNSLPFLKLYYNTLMMIFIRVICAVVFSSMAAYAFAKVHFPLKNLCFALVVSQLMFPAQVFILPQYEMISAIGKTDSIFALVFPGLVSAFGTFFLRQTYMGIPDDLIEAARIDGCGQFRTFVSIAFPLTKTAIAALAVFTALFAYADLMWPLIVNTKLDMLTLSSGLSTLRGQFSVNYPNLMAGSVLAMVPMIVIYLIFQKQFIEGIALTGTKA; encoded by the coding sequence ATGGCTGAAACAAGCAGAAAGGGCAGAAAAATCAGCAAAGCCAATATATTTATATATCTTGTGCTGATACTCGGCAGTGTAATAATGATTTTTCCATTTTTATGGATGATTTTGACAAGTTTTAAATCCGTACCGGAGACCACATTGGTACCGCCCACATTTTTCCCGGCATCGTTTGAAAATACGGCTGCCTATACACAGGTGACGAACAGTCTTCCGTTTTTGAAGCTGTATTACAATACGCTGATGATGATCTTTATCCGGGTCATATGCGCGGTTGTATTTTCTTCCATGGCAGCTTACGCATTTGCAAAAGTACATTTTCCTCTGAAGAATCTGTGCTTTGCGCTGGTGGTGTCACAGCTTATGTTTCCGGCACAGGTGTTTATCCTTCCCCAGTATGAGATGATCTCCGCTATCGGAAAAACGGATTCCATCTTTGCTCTGGTATTTCCGGGACTTGTGAGTGCCTTTGGAACTTTCTTTCTCAGGCAGACATACATGGGAATACCGGATGATCTGATCGAAGCGGCAAGAATCGACGGATGCGGACAGTTCAGGACTTTTGTGAGTATTGCGTTTCCGCTCACAAAGACGGCAATCGCGGCACTGGCCGTATTCACGGCATTGTTTGCCTATGCGGATCTGATGTGGCCGCTGATCGTGAATACAAAACTGGATATGCTGACACTCTCCTCGGGATTGTCAACGCTGCGCGGGCAGTTCTCTGTGAATTACCCCAATCTGATGGCCGGGTCAGTGCTGGCTATGGTGCCTATGATCGTAATTTATCTGATCTTCCAGAAGCAGTTTATTGAGGGTATCGCATTGACAGGTACAAAGGCATAA